Proteins from a genomic interval of Providencia stuartii:
- the pitA gene encoding inorganic phosphate transporter PitA, which translates to MLHLFTGLEFYTGLLLVLALLFVLFYEAINGFHDTANAVATVIYTRAMRAQFAVVMAGVFNFFGVLLGGLSVAYAIVHLLPTDLLLNVSSAHGLAMVFSLLLAAIIWNLGTWYFGIPASSSHTLIGAIIGVGLTNAIVTDSSIVDALNIPKMISIFMSLILSPAIGFVIAGLMIFVLRRYWSGTKKRRRIHLTPAEREKKDGKRKPPFWTRTALILSAVGVSFSHGANDGQKGIGLIMLVLIGVAPAGFVVNMNSSGYEIARTHDAVVHLQQYYETHKPALNHAIENTPTVTGTDEIGEEFHCDSSRTPIVLNQAQQLLNGIQSYDELTPEQRNHMRRLLMCISDTANAVAKLPETSSQDASLLKKLSNDLLYTVEYAPLWIIISVALALSIGTMFGWKRVAVTIGEKIGKKGMTYAQGVSAQVTAAVSIGVASYTGMPVSTTQVLSSAVAGTMVVDGGGVQSKTIKSIALAWLLTLPVSIGLSGGLYWIALMII; encoded by the coding sequence ATGCTACATCTTTTTACAGGTTTGGAATTTTACACAGGCCTATTGTTAGTACTGGCACTGTTATTTGTGCTGTTCTATGAGGCAATAAATGGCTTCCATGATACCGCGAATGCGGTAGCAACGGTTATCTATACCCGTGCAATGCGAGCGCAATTTGCGGTTGTTATGGCGGGTGTGTTTAACTTTTTTGGTGTTCTGCTCGGAGGTTTGAGCGTTGCGTATGCGATTGTTCACTTGCTGCCGACAGACCTTTTGCTTAATGTGAGCTCAGCTCACGGCCTCGCAATGGTCTTTTCATTGCTACTGGCTGCAATTATCTGGAACCTTGGAACCTGGTATTTTGGTATCCCCGCATCAAGTTCTCATACATTGATTGGGGCGATCATTGGTGTTGGTTTAACCAACGCAATCGTGACTGATTCATCCATCGTTGATGCGTTGAATATACCTAAAATGATCAGTATTTTCATGTCCCTTATCCTTTCTCCTGCTATTGGTTTTGTGATCGCTGGATTGATGATTTTTGTTTTGCGCCGTTATTGGAGTGGAACCAAAAAGCGTCGCCGTATTCACTTAACACCAGCAGAACGTGAGAAAAAAGATGGTAAGCGCAAGCCACCATTTTGGACGCGTACTGCATTGATCCTATCAGCAGTTGGCGTGAGTTTCTCTCATGGTGCAAACGATGGGCAAAAAGGCATCGGTCTTATCATGCTGGTATTGATTGGTGTTGCACCCGCGGGCTTTGTCGTCAATATGAACTCAAGTGGTTATGAGATCGCAAGAACTCATGATGCCGTTGTACATTTACAACAATACTATGAGACACATAAACCAGCCTTAAACCATGCGATTGAAAATACGCCGACGGTTACGGGTACTGATGAGATTGGTGAAGAGTTCCATTGCGATAGCTCACGTACACCTATCGTTCTAAATCAAGCACAACAATTGCTGAATGGTATTCAAAGCTACGATGAGTTAACACCAGAGCAGCGCAACCATATGCGCCGTTTACTCATGTGTATCTCAGATACAGCGAATGCCGTTGCTAAGTTGCCAGAAACCAGCTCACAAGATGCTAGTTTACTGAAAAAGCTAAGCAATGACCTATTGTATACCGTTGAATATGCACCATTGTGGATCATCATTTCCGTTGCGTTAGCGCTGTCTATCGGAACAATGTTTGGCTGGAAACGTGTTGCTGTGACGATTGGTGAAAAAATCGGTAAGAAAGGCATGACCTATGCACAAGGTGTGTCCGCACAGGTTACCGCCGCGGTTTCAATCGGTGTTGCAAGTTATACGGGAATGCCTGTTTCTACCACCCAAGTTCTAT